One genomic window of Camelina sativa cultivar DH55 chromosome 5, Cs, whole genome shotgun sequence includes the following:
- the LOC104786114 gene encoding urease accessory protein G → MASHDHHHHHSHEQGHDKSDGGDGKTSWVGKDGRVFHSHDGLAPHSHEPIYSPGYFSRRAPPLNDRNFSERAFTVGIGGPVGTGKTALMLALCRFLRDKYSLAAVTNDIFTKEDGEFLVKNGALPEERIRAVETGGCPHAAIREDISINLGPLEELSNLFKADLLLCESGGDNLAANFSRELADYIIYIIDVSAGDKIPRKGGPGITQADLLVINKTDLAAAVGADLSVMERDALRMRDGGPFVFAQVKHGLGVEEIVNHVMHSWEHATGKKRQ, encoded by the exons ATGGCATCACAcgaccaccatcatcatcacagtCATGAGCAAGGCCACGA CAAATCAGATGGCGGCGATGGGAAGACGTCGTGGGTGGGTAAGGACGGAAGGGTGTTCCATAGCCACGATGGACTTGCACCGCACTCACACGAACCAATCTACTCTCCTGGCTACTTCAGTCGCCGGGCTCCTCCCCTTAACGACCGTAACTTCTCTGAGAGAGCTTTTACCGTCGGTATTGGCGGTCCCGTTGGCACTGG GAAAACGGCATTGATGCTTGCTCTTTGTAGATTCTTGAGAGACAAATATAGTCTTGCTGCT GTGACAAATGATATATTTACGAAAGAGGATGGTGAGTTTCTGGTGAAGAATGGAGCTCTTCCTGAGGAAAGGATTAGAGCTGTTGAAACCGGTGGATGTCCACACGCTGCCATCCGTGAAGATATCAGTATCAACTTGGGTCCTCTTGAGGAGTTATCTAACTTATTCAAAGCTGATTTGCTTCTTTGTGAATCCGGTGGAG ATAACTTAGCTGCTAATTTCAGCAGAGAACTTGCTGACTATATCATCTACATCATCGATGTATCCGCTGGTGATAAAATACCCCGTAAAGGTGGCCCTGGAATCACTCAAGCTGATCTTCTG GTGATAAACAAGACAGACCTTGCAGCAGCTGTTGGGGCTGACTTATCTGTTATGGAAAGGGATGCGCTACGCATGCGTGATGGAGGGCCATTTGTCTTTGCTCAG GTGAAACATGGGCTTGGGGTCGAGGAAATCGTGAACCATGTCATGCACTCATGGGAACATGCAACCGGGAAGAAGCGCCAGTGA
- the LOC104786112 gene encoding 60S ribosomal protein L18a-2 — translation MGLFRFHQYQVVGRALPTEKDVQPKIYRMKLWATNEVRAKSKFWYFLRKLKKVKKSNGQMLAINEIYEKNPTTIKNFGIWLRYQSRTGYHNMYKEYRDTTLNGAVEQMYTEMASRHRVRFPCIQIIKTATVPAKLCKRESTKQFHNSKIKFPLVFRKVRPPSRKLKTTYKANKPNLFM, via the exons ATGGGTCTTTTCAGg TTTCACCAGTACCAGGTTGTCGGAAGAGCTCTCCCGACTGAGAAGGATGTGCAGCCTAAGATTTACCGGATGAAGCTCTGGGCCACTAACGAGGTCCGTGCTAAGTCCAAGTTTTGGTATTTCTTGAGGAAGCTGAAGAAGGTCAAGAAGAGTAATGGTCAGATGCTCGCCATCAACGAG ATCTATGAGAAGAACCCGACAACAATCAAGAACTTCGGTATTTGGTTGAGGTACCAGAGCAGAACTGGATACCACAACATGTACAAGGAGTACCGTGACACCACTCTTAACGGAGCTGTGGAACAGATGTACACTGAGATGGCTTCTCGTCACCGTGTCAGATTCCCTTGCATCCAGATCATTAAGACAGCAACTGTCCCCGCCAAGCTGTGCAAGAGAGAGAGCACTAAACAGTTCCACAACAGTAAGATCAAGTTCCCATTGGTGTTCCGCAAGGTTAGACCACCAAGCAGGAAGCTGAAGACGACTTACAAGGCCAACAAGCCCAACTTGTTCATGTAG
- the LOC104786113 gene encoding uncharacterized protein At2g34460, chloroplastic, whose amino-acid sequence MATSLLLRHSSAVFFSQSSRFFTKNNSFRSFTSIKMERGEASKEEVKTKKVFVAGATGNTGKRIVEQLLSRGFAVKAGVRDVEKAKSSFKEDPSLQIVRADVTEGPEKLAEAIGDDSQAVICATGFRPGFDIFTPWKVDNFGTVNLVDACRKQGVERFVLISSILVNGAAMGQILNPAYIFLNLFGLTLVAKLQAEKYIKSSGINYTIVRPGGLKNDPPTGNVVMEPEDTMYEGSISRDLVAEVAVEALLNEESSFKVVEIVARAEAPKRSYKDLFASVKGR is encoded by the exons ATGGCAACATCTTTGCTTCTCAGACATTCCTCAGCTGTCTTCTTCTCTCAGTCTTCTCGCTTCTTCACCAAGAACAACTCTTTTCGTTCCTTCACTTCCatcaag ATGGAAAGAGGTGAAGCAAGTAAAGAAGAAGTTAAGACAAAGAAAGTGTTTGTCGCTGGAGCTACTGGAAATACCGGGAAGAGGATTGTGGAGCAGTTGTTGTCCCGTGGCTTTGCCGTCAAAGCTGGTGTTCGTGACGTAGAGAAGGCTAAATCATCTTTCAAAGAGGACCCTTCTCTTCAGATC GTTAGAGCAGACGTGACAGAAGGTCCTGAGAAGCTAGCTGAAGCTATAGGTGATGATTCTCAGGCTGTGATTTGTGCTACAGGGTTTCGTCCCGGGTTTGATATATTCACTCCTTGGAAAGTCGATAACTTCGGGACAGTGAATCTTGTGGATGCTTGCCGTAAACAAGGAGTGGAAAGGTTTGTTCTTATAAGCTCAATCTTGGTGAATGGAGCTGCAATGGGACAGATACTGAACCCTGCTTACATCTTCCTTAACCTCTTTGGACTAACTCTGGTCGCTAAGCTTCAAGCTGAGAAGTATATTAAAAGCTCTGGCATCAACTATACTATAGTCAGACCCGGTGGTCTTAAAAACGATCCTCCAACTGGCAATGTTGTCATGGAGCCAGAG GATACTATGTATGAAGGGAGCATATCCAGAGACCTGGTCGCAGAAGTTGCTGTGGAAGCTTTGCTTAACGAGGAATCATCTTTCAAGGTTGTGGAGATAGTTGCTCGTGCTGAAGCTCCAAAACGCTCCTATAAAGATCTCTTTGCCTCTGTTAAAGGACGTTAA